Below is a window of candidate division KSB1 bacterium DNA.
TGGCCTGAGCGGCGTTGGTGATCCACATTTTCTGGCCGTTGATGACATAGTCGTTGCCAACTTTCCTGGCATTCGTCTTGATCCCGGCAACATCAGAACCGGCGCCCGGTTCCGTTACCGCATAAGCGGAAAACGAAAATTCCTCAACCATCTGCCCCAGATATTTTTTCTTTTGCTCTTCGTTAGCAGCTACCAGCAACGGTCCCTCGGCGAGCATATTTGACATCATCGAAGTGCCGATTCCGGTACAACCAACCCCAAACTCTTCGGCAATCAAGCAATCGTCAAGAACGCCAAGACCGGCACCGCCGTATTCCTCAGGGACCTGGATATTCATCAAGCCCAGCTCCCACGCTTTCTTAATCACTTCGGTTGGAAACTCCGCTTTCTTGTCGTATTCAGCAGCAACGGGTTTAATTTCTTTTTGGGTGAATTCCCGTGTCAGGTCTCTCAGTTGCTTTTGTTCATCGGAAAGGCTAAAATCGATCATGATTCATCCTTTAGATATTTTTCTATTCCATTAGTTGTAACTAACTTGCTCCAGCAACAAGGTCATTCCCATACCGCCGCTCACACATAAAGTAGCTAATCCCAGAGAGGCTTCTCGCTTACGCATTTCATGAACCAAAGTCACAGTAATTCGTGTTCCCGTACAACCAATTGGGTGTCCTAAAGCTATGGCCCCTCCATTAACATTGACCTTGTCAAGGTCAAAATCCAATTCTCGATGACAGGCCAACACTTGCACTGCAAAAGCCTCGTTCAACTCAATTAAATCAATATCGTTAAGGGTCAACCGGTTGCGGTCTAGCAATTTTTTAATGGCGGGAACCGGCCCAATCCCCATCAGGGCAGGTTCCACACCGGCAACCGTATAATCAACGATCCTGGCCATGGGCTTGATGTTTAGTTCATTGCTTTTAGATTCCGAAACCACCAAAACCGCTGCCGCACCATCGGTAATTCCTGAGGCATTTCCTGGGTGAACCGTTCCATTTTCTTTGAAAACGGGCGTGAGTTTGGCAAGATCTTCTATCGTGGTCTCGGGCCTGGGATGCTCATCAGTTTCTATTAAATTAACTTGTCCTTTTCTGCCTGGGATTTCAGCAGCCACAATCTCATCTTTGAATCCGCCATTTTTTTGCGCAGTTTCAGCTCTTTGCTGCGACATCAATGCGTACTCATCCGCTTCCTGACGGGTAATTTCATATTTTTCCGCCAGATTTTCGGCTGTGCCTCCCATCATTTCTTCACAGAGTGGACAAAGAAAGCCGTCCCGATACATACCGTCAACCAGTTCAGCATGGCCGAGTCTGTATCCCCAACGAGCACGGGGTAAAAAGTAAGGCGTGTTGCTCATGCTCTCAGTTCCGCCAGCCAATACAATCTCTGCATCACCCAGGGCAATTGCCTGATAAGCGTTGACGATTGCTTTCATTCCCGAAG
It encodes the following:
- a CDS encoding acetyl-CoA C-acetyltransferase; this encodes MIERNKNIFLCAPVRTSIGKFGGQFSSLTAPELGTIAAKECIKRAGIAPGQIDEVIFGHARQAGAGPNPARQIAYKSGCPETVPAYTVNKACASGMKAIVNAYQAIALGDAEIVLAGGTESMSNTPYFLPRARWGYRLGHAELVDGMYRDGFLCPLCEEMMGGTAENLAEKYEITRQEADEYALMSQQRAETAQKNGGFKDEIVAAEIPGRKGQVNLIETDEHPRPETTIEDLAKLTPVFKENGTVHPGNASGITDGAAAVLVVSESKSNELNIKPMARIVDYTVAGVEPALMGIGPVPAIKKLLDRNRLTLNDIDLIELNEAFAVQVLACHRELDFDLDKVNVNGGAIALGHPIGCTGTRITVTLVHEMRKREASLGLATLCVSGGMGMTLLLEQVSYN